The DNA segment CGTGCTTTTAGTCTCGCTTAAGCGAGGCTAAATAGTTGAGCATTTTATCCGCCAGTTGCGGCAGTTCGACCACATGATGGATAACACCGCGTTTAATCGCTTCCCTTGGCATGCCAAACACCACGCAGCTCTGCTCCCCCTGAGCAAAGGTTTTGCCCCCCTGCTGGTCGATTAATGCCATACCATCGGCACCATCTTTACCCATGCCAGTGAGGATAGCCGCCGTGGTATTGGTCCCCGCACACGCCGCAACCGAATTAAATAACACATCCACCGAGGGCCTATGGCCGCTAACCTTATCACCTTGGGTCAAACGGGTCTTAAAACTACCGCCGACCTTAATCACTTCTAAGTGCTGATCTCCGGGCGCAATATACACATAACAGGGCAATAAACGTTCGCCATCATCGGCTTGCTTAACATTCAAACGGGTAAGTTTATTTAGCCGCTCGGCAAAGGTACGGGTAAAACCCGGCGGCATATGTTGGGTGATCACTATCGGTGGCATGACTGCAGGAAACTGTTGCAACAGATATAAAATGGCTTCAGTGCCGCCAGTCGAAGCGCCAATTGCCACCAATTGCGTGTTGATCACGCGATTTGCTAGGGTGGGTTTTAGACTTGGCGCAGTCACGGCAACGGGTTGAGTGCGTTGGGTTTTCAGCTTCGCATTCGCCGCCGATTTAATTTTCTCCAGAATCAAATCTTGATATTCATTAAAATCCTGAGGC comes from the Shewanella mangrovisoli genome and includes:
- a CDS encoding protein-glutamate methylesterase/protein-glutamine glutaminase — encoded protein: MTIKVLVVDDSALIRNLLGKMIEADPELSLVGMAADAYMAKDMVNQHRPDVITLDIEMPKVDGLTFLDRLMKARPTAVVMISSLTEEGADATFNALGLGAVDFIPKPKLDSPQDFNEYQDLILEKIKSAANAKLKTQRTQPVAVTAPSLKPTLANRVINTQLVAIGASTGGTEAILYLLQQFPAVMPPIVITQHMPPGFTRTFAERLNKLTRLNVKQADDGERLLPCYVYIAPGDQHLEVIKVGGSFKTRLTQGDKVSGHRPSVDVLFNSVAACAGTNTTAAILTGMGKDGADGMALIDQQGGKTFAQGEQSCVVFGMPREAIKRGVIHHVVELPQLADKMLNYLASLKRD